One Aegilops tauschii subsp. strangulata cultivar AL8/78 chromosome 7, Aet v6.0, whole genome shotgun sequence genomic window carries:
- the LOC109756024 gene encoding glycosyltransferase BC10, whose amino-acid sequence MAPRNRTSSRRPLWVIVLIAFVCAIVTGAYLYKPQHYTGCYLSNSCGSQPPLEPVRVYTDDEIAARAVMRDLVLSQPVQSKNPKIAFMFLTPSSLPFEKLWEKFFMGHEDRYTIYVHASREKTVHASPIFAGRDIRSEKVVWGTVTMIDAERRLLANALQDADNQHFVLLSESCVPLHNFDYVYSYLMETNISFVDSFDDPGPHGAGRYSEHMLPEIVKRDWRKGAQWFTVKRQHAVLILVDTLYYGKFKRYCKPGNEYHNCYSDEHYLPTLFNMVDPTGIANWSVTRVDWSEGKWHPKVYRAVDTSFELLKSIASIDESVHVTSNAKHEMQRRPCMWNGMKRPCYLFARKFYPEALDTLMNIFSNFTVI is encoded by the exons ATGGCACCACGCAACAGAACTTCATCTAGAAGGCCTCTCTGGGTCATCGTCTTGATTGCTTTTGTCTGTGCGATAGTCACTGGTGCCTATCTTTATAAACCCCAACATTACACGGGTTGCTACTTGTCTAATTCCTGTGGTTCTCAGCCTCCTCTAGAACCTGTGAGAGTATACACTGATGATGAGATAGCTGCTCGTGCTGTAATGAGAGACCTTGTTCTGTCACAGCCTGTTCAGTCAAAGAATCCGAAGATCGCTTTCATGTTCTTGACACCCAGTTCATTGCCTTTTGAGAAGCTTTGGGAAAAGTTCTTCATG GGACATGAAGACCGATACACAATATACGTACATGCTTCAAGAGAAAAGACAGTTCATGCAAGTCCAATATTCGCTGGCAGGGATATTCGGAGTGAAAAG GTGGTCTGGGGTACAGTTACTATGATTGATGCAGAGAGGAGGCTCTTGGCAAATGCACTGCAAGATGCAGATAACCAGCATTTTGTCTTGCTCTCTGAGAG TTGTGTACCACTGCATAACTTCGATTATGTATATAGTTATCTCATGGAAACAAACATCAGCTTTGTTGACTC TTTCGATGATCCTGGTCCACATGGAGCAGGTAGATACTCTGAGCATATGTTACCTGAAATCGTCAAGAGGGATTGGAGAAAGGGTGCACAG TGGTTCACGGTGAAACGGCAGCATGCAGTTCTTATACTTGTTGACACTCTTTACTATGGAAAGTTCAAACGTTACTGTAAG CCTGGAAATGAATATCATAACTGCTATTCTGATGAGCACTATCTGCCAACCTTATTTAAT ATGGTTGATCCAACTGGAATCGCGAATTGGTCAGTGACACGTGTTGATTGGTCTGAAGGAAAATGGCATCCTAAAGTTTATAGGGCTGTTGACACAAGCTTTGAACTGCTTAAAAGTATAGCG TCTATCGACGAGAGCGTTCACGTGACGAGCAACGCGAAG CACGAAATGCAGCGAAGACCGTGCATGTGGAACGGCATGAAGAGGCCTTGCTACCTATTCGCACGGAAATTTTATCCCGAGGCGCTCGACACTCTGATGAACATTTTCTCGAATTTCACCGTCATATGA